The DNA window TCGGGATTGCGGCCGACGCCCAGCACCGGCAGCTCTTCGACGCCGTGCGGGTACACCGTGCGCCCGCCGAGCCGGATTTCGAGCGCGCCCGCGAACGCGGCTTCGACCCGGCCCGCGTTGGGGCTCGGGTGCGCGGTGGTGTCCCGCCGCCACGCGCGCCACGACTCGGCGGCGGACCCGCCGACGACGGGTGCGCCCGCGACCGTGAGCGCCGCCGCGACCCGCGTCGGCAGGAGGTTCACCACGTCGTCGAGGCGCACGGCGAACCAGGCGACCTGGCCCGGCCGCGGCCCGAAAAGCTTGCGCAGCACGGTGATCGCGCGCGAACCGAGCAGTCCGGGCACACCGGCGACGGCGCCCCAGAAGAGCGGTCCGACGACCGCGTTCGCGGTGTTTTCGGCGACGGTTTCGACCGACGCCCGCGAGAGCGCGATGACGTCGAGGTCTTCGGTGGTGCGCGGATCGAGGTGGCTCAAGGTGTCGCGCGCGGCTTCGAGTTCGCCTTCTTCGAGATCACGCGCGAGCGCGGTGCCGTCGAGCGCGAGCCCGGCGCCGCCGAGCACCGCCCAGGTGGTGGCCGCGGTGCCGGCGGCCTGCAGCACCGGGCTCCGCCGCCCGGCCCGTTCGGTGACCACGCCGCACAGCACGGCCACCCCGGCCAGGCCGCCCGCGTACACCGCGCCCGCGAGCTTGCGGTCCCCGGTCAGCCTGCCTTCGAGTCTCCGCGCGGCCCGCGCGAACACGGCCACCGGCCTGCCCCTCTTCGGGTCCCCGATCACCCCGTCCGCGGCCACGCCGAGCAAAAGCCCGATCGCGCGTGCAGCGCTCACGCCGTTTCCCCTGTTCGCCCCGACTTCTTTGGGGTGCGAGGCTACTCGAACAGCTCGGCCATCTCGTCGCGTGCCTGCACCACGATGTCCCGCATCGCGCGTTCGGCCCGGTCCGCGTCGCCCGCGGTGATCGCGGTGGCCACCTCCACGTGCAGCGCGACGGCCTCGGGCTGCGGTTCCTCCGGCATCAGGCCGTAGCCGGTCCGGCCGGCGAGCACCTCCGCGACGACGTCGGAGAGCTGCGCGAACATCGGGTTCGCCGACGCCGCGAGCACCACGTGGTGGAACGCGACGTCGTGGCCGAGGAACGTGCCGAGATCGCGCGCGCGGGCGGTGGACTCCAGCCGGGACGCGAGCGCGCCGAGCTTGCCGCGCTCCTCCGGGGTGGCGCGCAGCGCGGCGAACCGGGCGGCGATCGGCTCCACCGCGGAGCGCAGTTCGGTGAGCGTGCGCAGCGCGTCCTGCCGCCCAGGGCCGCCGAGCTGCCACCTGATCACCCTCGGGTCGTAGTGGTTCCAGTCGGCCTGCTCCCGCACGGTGACGCCGACCCGGCGCTTGCTGCTGGTCAGGCGCATGCCTTCGAGCGCGCGAACGACCTCGCGCGCGACCGTCCGCGAGGTGCCGAACCGCTGTTGCAGCTCCTCGGAGCGCAGCACGGAACCCGGGGGGAGTTCACCGGAGGCGATGGCCGTCCCCAGCGCGTCGAGCATCTTCGCGTGCACACCGTCGACCACGGCCTCAGGCTAGAGCATCGACGGGATTCTTGTTCGATTAAGTAGTACTTTCTCTTGATTAAGTAGTACTTGTGAGCTTGACTCGTCAGTGACGACGGAGTCGGCGAAGTTCAGGAGGCACGATGGCGGTCATCGTCGTGATGGGCGTGTCCGGATCGGGCAAGACCACGGTCGGCACCGAACTCGCCGAACGGCTCGGCGTCGACTACGCCGAGGCCGACACGTTCCACCCGCGGGCGAACATCGACAAGATGAGCTCCGGCGTCCCGCTCACCGACGAAGACCGGTGGCCGTGGCTGCACGCGATCGCGGACTGGATCCGCGAACACCAGGAAACCGGCGGGGTCGTCACGTCCTCGGCGCTCAAGCGGAGCTACCGCGACGTGCTGCGCACCGGCGGCGCCGTCGCCTTCCTGCACCTCGACGGCCCGCGCGAACTGCTCGCCGAGCGGATGAAGACCAGATCGGGTCATTTCATGCCAGTGTCGCTTTTGGACTCCCAGCTCGGCACGCTCGAACCGCTCGGCGCGTGCGAAAACGGCTTGGTGGCGGACATCCGCGACAGCCCGGAAGAAATCGTGAAAACCGCGCTCGGAGCGTTCACATGACCGTCCTCGCCGCCGGGTGGACCGGCCACGACACCCGCCTCATCGGTGCGACCGTCGTCGCGATCGCACTCATCGTCGTGCTGATCACCAAGGCGAAACTGCACCCGTTCCTTTCGCTCGTGCTCGGCTCCGGCGTGCTCGGCCTCGCCGCCGGGATGCCGGTCGACAAGCTGCTCAAGAGCTTCTCCTCCGGCGTCGGCTCGACGGTCGCGTCGGTCGGCGTGCTGATCGCGCTCGGCGCGATGCTCGGCAAGCTGCTGGCCGATTCCGGTGGCGCGGACCAGATCGTGGACACCATCCTCGCGAAGGCGGGCCCGCGCCTGCTGCCGTGGGCGATGGCGCTCGTCGCCGCGTTGATCGGGCTCCCGATGTTCTTCGAGATCGGCCTGGTCATGCTGATCCCGGTGGTACTGCTCATCGCGAAGCGCAGCGGCCGCCCGCTGATGCTGCTCGGAATTCCCGCGCTGGCCGGGCTTTCCGTGCTGCACGGGCTGGTCCCGCCGCATCCGGGTCCGCTCGCCGCGGCGGGCGCGCTCAACGCCAACGTCGGCATCACGCTCGCGCTCGGCCTGCTCGTCGGCATCCCGACGCTGATCGTCGCGGGCCCGTTGTTCGGCAGGCTCGCCGCGAAGATGGTGCCCGACGCGGTCCCGCCGGAACGCCTCATTCCCGAATCCTCTGACTCTTCGGGGAAACGCCGCCCCAGTTTCGCCGCGACACTGTCCACTGTGCTCCTTCCCGTGGTGCTCATGCTCGGCAAGGCGCTGTCGGACATCTTGCTGGACAAGGAAAACGAGGTCCGCCGCGTGCTGGACTTCGTCGGTGATCCGCTCGTCGCACTGCTCGCCGCGGTCCTCGTCGGCATGGTCACCTTGGGCCGTCCCGCCGGATTCGACCGCGCGCGGCTGTCCTCGACGGTTTCGGACGCGCTGCCGCCGATCGCCGGGATCCTGCTCATCGTCGGCGCGGGCGGCGGGTTCAAGCAGACCCTCGTGGACGCGGGCGTCGGCGACGTGATCACCGGGCTCGCCACGGGCGCGAACCTGTCGCCGCTGCTGCTCGGCTGGCTGGTCGCGGTGGCGATCCGGCTCGCGACCGGGTCGGCGACCGTGGCCACCGTGTCGGCGGCGGGCATCGTCGCCCCGCTGGCGGCGACCATGGATCCCACGCACAGCGCCCTGCTCGTGCTGGCGATCGGGGCCGGGTCGCTCTTCCTGTCGCACGTCAACGACGCCGGGTTCTGGCTGGTCAAGGAGTACTTCGGGTTGTCGGTCGGGCAGACGCTCAAGACCTGGTCGCTGATGGAGACGGTGATCTCGGTGGTGGCGATCGCGCTCATCCTCCCGCTGGGCGCGCTGCTCTGAACCTGCTTGACATGTGACCTTTTGGTCACCTATTCTTCGAGTCGTGCCCGACGACGACCTGGTGTTCAAGGCACTCGCCGATCCGGCCCGGCGCCTGCTGCTCGACCTGCTCTTCGCGCGCGACGGCCGCACGCTCACCGAGCTGGAGTCCGAAGTGGACATGAGCCGGTTCGGCGTGATGAAGCACCTGAAGCTGCTCGAAGAGGCGAACCTCGTCGTCTCGCGCAAGGAGGGTCGCGAAAAGCGGCACTTCCTGAACCCGGTGCCGATCCGCGCCGTGCACGACCGCTGGATCGGCAAGTTCACCGAACACCAGGCGGCCGCCCTCCTCGACCTCAAGACCGAACTCGAAGCAAAGGAACCCCCGTCATGAGCGTGCAGGTCCACCGCGTCTACATCAAAGCTTCCGCGCAGGCGATCTGGGATGCCATCACGAAACCCGAGTGGACGGCCAAGTACGGCTACACCGGGCTGGCCGATTTCGACCCGAAGCCGGGTGGCCGTTACGTCGTCCACCCGACGCAGGAGTTCATCGACATGGGCATCACCGGCGATCTCATCGACGGTGAAGTGGTCGAGGTGGAGCCGCCTTCGAAGCTGGTGCTGAAGTGGCGGATGCTGATGGACCCGGCGCTCAAGGAAGAAGGGTTCACCACGCTCGCGTACGAGATCGTCGAGACCAAAACCGCGGGCACCCGGCTGACCGTGACGCACGATCTCACCGGTGCCCCGGGGCTGGCTCGGATGGTGTCGGGCGAGTTCGACGATCCTTCGGCGGAGCCGGGGCAGAACGCCGGTGGCGGGTGGACCTGGATCCTCTCCGACCTGAAGTCGTTGCTGGAAACCGGTTCCACGCTCGCCTGACCACGCGGGTTTTCCGGGTGTCCGGGGCCCGAAGTCCCCGAAGGCCACCTTGACGGCATTCAGTGCCCCAAATGTTCCCTTCACGAATGCGGGCGGTCTTCGCGCGTGCCGTGAAGTTGGCCATGACGGCGTTCAGTAACCTCGAGGTGGCCTTCAGGGCATCGCGGCGATTCCGTTGCGAGGGCCGGGTTTCGCGCACTCAGTGCCGTCAAGGTGGCCTTCAGGGGCAACCGAAGGGCGACCGAAGGTCACTGTCGTGTTTGGACAGTGAGCGCGCGGAGGCGGGTCTTGACCTCGCTCGGCACGCCCAGGTGGTCCAGGCCGAACAACGCCGAGCCGACCACCGGGGCCACCTCGACCACGCGGACCACGGCACCGGGGGCGACCTTCAGGCAGCGCCGTTCGACCTCGGAGATCACCGAAGGTGCCACGCCGGTGAGCACGCCGCCGCCCAGCACGACCTCGGGGGTGCCCGCGGTCAGGCCCAGCTTCCGCAACGCGACGGCGACCAGCACGCTGACTTCTTCCACGAAGCGGCCGACCACGTTCTGGGCCACCTCGTCACCGGTGGCGGCGACGCGGAACAGCAGCGGGCACAGGCGGTGGATCTCCGCACGGGGCAGTTCGTCGAAGTGCAGGCGGTGCACCACGTCCAGCACCGAGGTCCCGCCGAATTCGTTCGCCACCGCACTGCTCAGCGCGGTTCCGGGCCCGCGGCCATCCTCCGCGCGGACGGCCCACCACAGCGCTTCCTCGCCGAGGCGGAAGCCACCGCCCCAGTCACCGGAAATCTTGCCCAGCGCGGGAAAGCGGTGCGTGGCGCCGTCGGGACCGATCCCGGCGCAGTTGATCCCGGCGCCGCACACCACGGCCACGCCGACGCCGTCGGTGGTGCCCGCGCGCAGCAGCGCGAGGGTGTCGTTGCCGACGGTCAGCGTGTCGCTCCAGCTGCGGGCGGCCAACGCGGCGTGCAGCACTTCCTCTTCGCGCGGGAAGTCGAGCCCGGCGAGGTAGGCCGACGTGTGCACGGCGAACGGCCGTCGTGCCGAAGACACCGGCATCGCTTCCAGCACAAGGCTTTCCAGCGCTTCGACGCAGGCGTCGACCCCGATGTTCTGGGGCGAGGCCCCGGGACCGCGCGACTTTCCGAGCACCGCGCCGTCGGCGGACACCACGAGGACGTCCGTCTTGCTGTTGCCGCCGTCGATGGCGATCACGGAGTTCAGGCCCACGACAGGTAAGCCCGGTTGATGCGGACGATCTCGTCGGCGAGCCGGTCGGCCTTGCGGTACTGGCCGACGAGCGGGTGCGCGAGCAGGGCGTCGGCGACGCGGTCGCGGCCGCCCTTCAGCGCGGCTTCGAGTGCCAGGTTTTCGTACGCCGTGACAGCCGAGATGAGGCCCGCGTACCGCGGCTCCACCGGGCGCACCGGCAGCGGGCGCGCACCCGAGGAGTCCACAGTGGAAGGAACCTCGATCACCGCGTCGTCCGGCAGAAACGGCAGGGTGCCGTTGTTGCGGACGTTCACCACGTGCTCCTCCGCGGGGCCGCCGCCAGTGAGCGCGTGCACGAGCTGCACGGCGGCCTCGGAGTAGTAGGCGCCGCCACGCTTTTCGAGCTGCTCCGGCTTCGTGGTCACCTCGGGATCGAGGTAGACCTTCAGCAGCTCCTCCTCCACGTCGCTGACGACGTCCGCGCGCGGGCGCGCGGTCCGCTGGAGGTCGACCTGGTCGTCGTGGCCGTAGTAGTACTTCAGGTAGTAGGACGGCACGACCTGCGCACGGCGCATCCACTCCACCGGCGCGCTGACATGCTCCCCGATGAACTCGCCGTGCGAGCGGAGCAGCTCCGGGAGCCGGTCCACGCCGTCGACGAGCACCTCGCGCTCCCAGCTCAGGTGGTTCAGACCGGTGTGGCCGAGCCGCACCGCGTCGTGGCCGACGCCGAGCAGATCCGCGAACGTGCGCTGCAGGTGGATCGCGACGTTGCACAGCCCGACCGCGCGATGCCCCTCGGCCAGCAGCGCGCGCGTGACGATCCCGACCGGGTTCGTGAAGTCGACGATCCAGGTTTCCTCGCCGGCCAGCTCGCGCACGCGCTCGGCGATGTCGAGCACCACCGGGACGGTCCGCAGCGCCTTCGCGAGACCGCCCGCCCCGGTGGTTTCCTGGCCGAGGCAGCCGCAGACGTGCGGGAACGTCTCGTCCTCGCGGCGCGCGCGCTGCCCGCCGACGCGGAGCTGGATCAGCACCGCGGCCGCGCCTTCGACGCCGTCCTCCAGGCTGCTCGTGGTGCGCACCCGCGCGGGGTGCCCGGCGTGGCTCAGCAGCCGCCTGCTGAATTCGCCGACCACGTCGAGCCGGTAGCCGTCCGGATCCACCAGCACGATCTCGTCGACGTCCAAAGTGGACCTCCGACCGGCGATGCCGTCCACGAGCTCCGGCGTGTACGTGGACCCGCCACCGACGACTGTCAGCTTCACCCTTTGACCCCCGTGAACGTGATTCCCTTGACGAACGATTTCTGCGCGAAGACGAACAGCACGATGACCGGCGCCATGATGAGCGCGGTGGCGGCCATGGTCAGGTTCCACTCCACGTGGTGCATCCCGCGGAACTGCGCGATGGCAAGGGAAAGCGGCCAGTGGTCGCGGTTCTCCCCGGTGTAGAGCAGCGGTCCGAAGTAGTCGTTCCAGGTGAACAGGAAGCAGAACATCGCGGTCGCCGCGATCCCCGGCTTCGCCATCGGCACCAGCACCTTGACCATGGCGCCGAACTCGGTGCACCCGTCGATCTTCGCGGCCTCGATGTAGTCCTTCGGAATGGTGAGGAAGAACTGGCGCAGCAGGAAGATCGAGAACGCGTCGAAGAAGAAGTACGGCACCACCAGCGGCACCAGCGTGCCGGTGAACCCGAGCCGCACCCACAGGTCGTACAGCGGCACGATGGTCACCTGCGGCGGCAGCATCATCGCGGCCACGGTGAGCATGAAGCACACGTTCTGCCCGCGCCACCGCAGCTTCGAAAGCGCGTAGGCCGCCGGGATCGCCGACAACAGCGCGCCGACGGTCGCCAGCCCCGAGTACAGCAGGCTGTTGCCGAAGTATTCGAGCAGCGGCGCGTCCTTGAACACCTTGATGAAGTTGTCGAAGTGCCATTCCGTCGGCCACAGGCTCGACGTCATGGCCTGGTCACTCTTCATCAACGCGGTCAGCAGCACGAACAGCATCGGCAGCAGGAAGATCACGCCGAGCGCGATCCCGATCGCGTGCGTGGCGATCCACGACAGCTTCCGGTTCCACGACCGGTGACGACCGAAGGGAGGAAGCGGTCGCGAAGATACAGTCCGCTCGTGTCTCATGGGTGTTCTCCCGTACCGAGGAACGAGGGAAGGGAGAACACCCATGAGCATCGAAAGTGGACTCGGGGCGGGACGGAGACCGGTTCGCGGACGGTGGTCACGTCTCCTCCTGGTGTTGTCCCTTGCGGAGCTGGCGGACCAAGATCCAGGTGAACCCGGCGGAGACCACGAACAGCAGCACCGCCATCGCGGCCGCGTAGCCCATGTTGAAGTACCGGAAACCCTGGACGTAGAGCCAGACCGGGTAGGTCAGGGTGGAGTTCTGCGGCGCACCGATGTACTTGGTGTTGCCCGCGACGTCGGCGGATCCGGCGGCCGCGGCCGCGGCGACCACCGCCTGCGTGAAGAACTGCAGCGCGTAGATGATGGAATTGACCACGCCGAACAGCAGCACCGGGGAGATCGACGGCAGCGTGACGTGCCAGAACCGCCGGATCGGCCCCGCACCGTCGATCTGCGCCGCCTCGTGCTGCTCCTGCGGCACGTCGAGCAGCGCGGCCAGGATGATGATCATCAGCTCGCCCGATCCCCACAGCGCCAGCAGGGTCAGCGCGGGCTTCGACATCGCCGGGTCGTTGAACCACAGCCCGCCGTCGATGCCGACGAACTTCAGGAACCGGTTCACCGGCCCGAATTCCGGGTTGAACAGGAACACGAACGCGAGCGTCGCCGCGGCGGGCGGGGCCAGCGATGGCAGGTAGCACAGCGTCCTGACCAGGCCGACGCCCGATTTGAGGCGCGAGATCACCGAGGCGATGCCGAGCGAGAACACCACCCGGCACACGGTGAGCACGATGACCAGCCACAGCGTGTTGTAGGCGGCGGTGCCGACGAGCTGCTCGGAGGTGAACATCCGCACGTAGTTGTCGAAGCCGATGAACTCGGGCGGGTTGATCAGGTCGTACTTCGTCAGCGAGTAGTAGACGGTGGCGATCAGCGGGTACCCGAAGAAGATTCCGAATCCCAGCACGGCGGGCGCGAGGAACAGCAGGACGGTCCGGCGGTGCTTCGCCCTGCGGTTCCCCCGCCGCACCCCGGCGGACGCGGCGGGGGAACCGGATGCCCTCGCGGGCAGGGTGGCGGTCATCTCAGCCGCCCTTTTGGGCCAGTTCGTCGTTGATCTGCGCGTCGACCTTCTTCAGGCCCTCGGCGAGATCGGGCACCGATCCCGCCTGCCACCGCTCGGCGAAGTCGTTGACCGCCTTCAGGTGCGCGTCTCCGATCGGCGTCGACGGGTTCGGCATCAGCTTCCCGCTTCCGTACATGTCCAAAAAGGTCTTGAACTCGGGATCGACCTGGAGCTTCGGGTCGGTCAGCGAAGCCTTGGTGCTGGGCACGTTCTTCAGCCCGTTGGCGAGATCGACCAAAGTGGACGTGTCCAAAGTGATCTGTTTGATCAGCTCCCACGCGGCGCCGGGGTTCTTGGCCCCCTTGGGGATCGCGACGATCGTGCCGGTCACCAGACCGCCGCCGTAGCGGTCCGTCTTGCCGTCCAGCACCGGCGGCGGCGCGGTGCCGAACTTCAGGTCCTTCGCCTGGTCCTTGATGAACGCCTCGCGGTACTCGCCGTCGATCATCATCGCGAGCTTGCCTCGCTGGAAGCCGTGATCGGCCGAGTACTCGTCGCCGAGTCCCGATTTGAACTGCTCCAGCTTGTCGTGCCCGTAGAAGTCGATGAGCTTCTTCTGGAACTCGAACATCGCCTTCCACTCGGGACTGTCGGCGAGGTGCGACTTCCCGTCGGGCCCGAGGTAGGTGGCGCCGAAGTTGGGTGCCCAGTACTGCGCCTGGTTGGCGTAGAACGGCATCGACGGGATGAAGCCGGCCACCTTGATCGACCCGTCCGGGTTGAACTGGGTCAGCTTTTTGGCGTCCTCGAACAGCTCCGTGGTGTTCTTCGGCGGCGCGGAGATCCCCGCCGCGGCGAAGAGGTCCTTGTTGTAGAAGAACCCGTACACGTCGGCGAGCATCGGCATCGCGCACCGCTTGCCCTGGTACTCGGTGTAGCTGCGCACCGCGTCCGGGAGCTGCGACAGGTCCACCTTGTCGCGTTCGACGTAGGGCTTGAGATCCTGGAAGCTGCCGTTCGAGCACCAGGCGCCGAGATTGTCGGTGTAGAAGGAAATCGCCACGTCCGGCGGGTTCCCGCCGCGGATCGACTGGGTCAGCTTGTCGTCGTCCTGGTTGCCCTCGTGCTTGACCTCGATGTTCGGGAACTTCTCCTTGAGCTTCTCCAGCCCCTTGGTGACGATCCCGTACTCGCGCGAGGTGAACTTGCTGTACACGGTGAGCGTGAGCTTGTCGTCCTTGCCCGGTGCGGCGGCTGGCTCGCCCCCGCTGCCCGTGCCGCCGCCAGCGCCGGTGCACGCGGCCACCAGCGCGGCCGTCGCGGCCGTGCAGAGCACCAGTGAGCCGCGCCTTCGGCGGCCCGTCCTTCTCGTGCTTCGAAGCCTTCGAACCGGGGTCGTGGGGTCCATGACCCTCCTTCAGAGTCCGGCGGTGGGGGACGGTGGGACCGCCACGGGCGAGAACGGCCCGTGGAGCACTGGGGTGTGGTGGTCGCCGAGGCCGAATTCCGCCTCGCGCACGGAGGCGAGCGCCGAGCGCAGCGCACCGGCGCGCACCGCGTTGCCCCCGATCGCGGTGACACCGACCGGGGTGCGCGGCACCACGAGCCGGTGCAGCCGCTCGGCGACCGCCGCGGCGAACGGCTCGCCAGCGACCCTGCTGACCGCGCCGCACAACAGCACGACCTCGGGGTCGACGAGGCTCACGATGCCAGCCACGCCGACCGCGACCCTGGCCGCGAGATCGCCGACGAAACCGTCCACTTCGGACTCCATGGCGAGCCGGACGGCCTCGGTGCCGTCGGTGGCTTCGATTCCGTACGCGGCGGCGAGCTTCCTGATCGCCGGGTAGTCGACGAGATTGCCGAAGCGCGCGCCCTCCTTCGGCGTCCCGGTGTCGGCGACCGCGGGATCGGGTACGCGCATCCAGTCGATCTCGCCGCCGCCTCCGGTCGCGCCGCGCAGCAGGCGCCCGTCGACCACGACCGCGCCGCCGACGCCCTCGTCGAGCCAGACGAGCGCGAAGTTCCGGAGGCCGCGCGCGCGGCCGACCGCCATTTCCTGCAGCGCCACCAGGTTCACGTCGTTCTCGACGGTGACCTCGATGCCGAGGCGCGCGGCGAGCCGTTCCGGCAGGTCGAACCCGGACCACGACGGCAGGTGCGGCGCGGACGCGGGGGCGAGGTGCCCGGTGTTCGGGTCGAACGCGCCCTGCGCGCCGATCACCATCAGGCTCAGCCCGGTCAGCGGCACCCCCGCCGCCAACGCGGCGTGCTCGGCGGCTTCGGCGAAGACCTCGACCGCGCCCTCGGCGGGCAGCGGGACGCGGTGTTCGGCGAGGATCGCGCCGGTCACGTCGGCGATCGCGAAATCGGCGCCGTGCGTGGTCAGGTCCACCGCGGCGACCGTCGCGAGCTTGCCGTCGACCGCCCAGAGCTGCGCCCTCGGCCCCCTGCCGCCGCCGCGGACCCCGGCCTTGACGACGACGCCGTCCTGTTCAAGGCGGGTGAGCAGCTGCGCGGTGGCCGGTTTCGACAGGCCGATGACCTCTTCGAGATCGGCTCGCGTCAACGGCCCGGCGCTGAGCAGCGCGTCGATGGCGGCGCGGTCGTTGATCTCGCGCAGCATCCGGGGGCTTCCGGCTCGCACAGGGTCTCCGCTTTTGTTAGGAAACTTTACAGACGGTTTCCGGCGACTGTAGTGACCCGCCCCACACCACGTCAACGTCCGTCTTTGCGTGACCGCTCGATCACGCCGCGTCCCTGTCGCGGAACTTCGCGGCGATCGACCGCGAGGGGTGGATTCGTGGCGCCTAGCGCCCCGAAGGTGGCCTTCGGAGCATGCGCGGCATTGCCCGCACGTGAGCGAGGGCCGAGAAAGTGGCGCCAGGGTCCCCGAAGGTGGGGCCTTCACGGCACGCGAGTCGTCAGTGGATCAGGACGCCGGGGTTGAGGATGCCCGCCGGGTCGAGTGCCGCGCTGGCCGCGGTGAGTGCGGCGGCGAACGGATCGGGCCGCTGCCGGTCGTACCACGGGCGGTGGTCGCGGCCGACCGCGTGGTGGTGGGTGATCGTGCCGCCGCTTGCGGAGATCGCCTCGGACACCGCGGTCTTGATCTCGTCCCATTGCTCGACCGTGCTTCCCCAGCGCCCGGCGGCGTAGACGCCGTAGTAGGGCGCGGGACCGTCGGGATAGACGTGGGTGAAGCGGCAGGTCACGACCCCGGCACCACCGCACACTTCGTCGATCGCGGCGCGGGCCGCCGCGGTGACGGCGACGTGGAACGCCTCGAAACCGTCCCAGGTGCACGACGTCTCGAACGTCTCCACGATCATCGAACGCCTGGCGAGGGCGTCGCGCTGGTACGGCATCCGCAGGAACGACGACCGCCACGCCGAAGCCGAATCGCCGTCCTGGCGCGCGGAATCCTTGCCACGCCTCGCTTTCACCACGCCTCCGCCCCCGGTGGCCAGGTCCAGCGCGCGGTCCAGCCACGCGTCCACCGGGTGATCGGCGGATTCGAAGCCGACCAGCAGCAGCCCCCCGCCGGTGCTCGCGCCCGCGTTGAGGAACGCCTCCGCGGGATCGAGCAGCCGGCAGTTCGACGGGTGGAGCCCCGACTGCGCGATCGCGCGGGTGGCGGCGACCGCGTCGTCCCAGTCGTCGAAGGCGACCGACGCGGTGACCTGCCATACCGGCCGGGCCCGCAGGCGCATCCACGCCTCGGTGATCACGCCGAGCGTCCCCTCGGAACCGAGGAACAGGCGGTCCGGCGCCGGGCCCGCGCCCGAACCCGGCAGCCGCCGCGACTCGCTGATCCCGGCGGGCGTGACGACCCGCAGCGATTCGGTGAGATCGTCAATATGCGTTGCCAGCGTGGCGAAATGCCCACCGGCGCGGGTGGCGAGCCAGCCGCCGAGGGTGGAGAAGGCGAACGACTGCGGGAAGTGCCGCAGGGTCAGGCCCAGCGGGCGAAGGCGGCCCTCCAGCGCGGGGCCGTAGATCCCGGCCTGGATCCGCGCGGCCCTGCTGACCGTGTCCACTTCGGACACCGCGTCGAGGCGGGCCAGGTCCATCGACACCGCGGGTCCGTCGAAGCGCGGTTCGACGCCGCCGACCACGGAACTTCCGCCACCGTAAGGGATCACCGGGATGCGGGAGGCCGAGCACCAGTCGAGCAGATCGACGACGTCCTGCTCGGTGCGCGGGCGGGCGACGAGGTCGGGGATGTGGTCGAGCCTGCCGAGGAGGTTGCGGACGACG is part of the Amycolatopsis sp. CA-230715 genome and encodes:
- a CDS encoding extracellular solute-binding protein → MDPTTPVRRLRSTRRTGRRRRGSLVLCTAATAALVAACTGAGGGTGSGGEPAAAPGKDDKLTLTVYSKFTSREYGIVTKGLEKLKEKFPNIEVKHEGNQDDDKLTQSIRGGNPPDVAISFYTDNLGAWCSNGSFQDLKPYVERDKVDLSQLPDAVRSYTEYQGKRCAMPMLADVYGFFYNKDLFAAAGISAPPKNTTELFEDAKKLTQFNPDGSIKVAGFIPSMPFYANQAQYWAPNFGATYLGPDGKSHLADSPEWKAMFEFQKKLIDFYGHDKLEQFKSGLGDEYSADHGFQRGKLAMMIDGEYREAFIKDQAKDLKFGTAPPPVLDGKTDRYGGGLVTGTIVAIPKGAKNPGAAWELIKQITLDTSTLVDLANGLKNVPSTKASLTDPKLQVDPEFKTFLDMYGSGKLMPNPSTPIGDAHLKAVNDFAERWQAGSVPDLAEGLKKVDAQINDELAQKGG
- a CDS encoding carbohydrate ABC transporter permease, whose translation is MTATLPARASGSPAASAGVRRGNRRAKHRRTVLLFLAPAVLGFGIFFGYPLIATVYYSLTKYDLINPPEFIGFDNYVRMFTSEQLVGTAAYNTLWLVIVLTVCRVVFSLGIASVISRLKSGVGLVRTLCYLPSLAPPAAATLAFVFLFNPEFGPVNRFLKFVGIDGGLWFNDPAMSKPALTLLALWGSGELMIIILAALLDVPQEQHEAAQIDGAGPIRRFWHVTLPSISPVLLFGVVNSIIYALQFFTQAVVAAAAAAGSADVAGNTKYIGAPQNSTLTYPVWLYVQGFRYFNMGYAAAMAVLLFVVSAGFTWILVRQLRKGQHQEET
- a CDS encoding FAD-binding oxidoreductase, producing MSTADRSWWGWGTTAEALSEQETGALVARTAAMLPGHDFTDHAPPLPSDLAVPPSRIRPPGTLAALCGDDPVDRLSHARGKAFRDVVRNLLGRLDHIPDLVARPRTEQDVVDLLDWCSASRIPVIPYGGGSSVVGGVEPRFDGPAVSMDLARLDAVSEVDTVSRAARIQAGIYGPALEGRLRPLGLTLRHFPQSFAFSTLGGWLATRAGGHFATLATHIDDLTESLRVVTPAGISESRRLPGSGAGPAPDRLFLGSEGTLGVITEAWMRLRARPVWQVTASVAFDDWDDAVAATRAIAQSGLHPSNCRLLDPAEAFLNAGASTGGGLLLVGFESADHPVDAWLDRALDLATGGGGVVKARRGKDSARQDGDSASAWRSSFLRMPYQRDALARRSMIVETFETSCTWDGFEAFHVAVTAAARAAIDEVCGGAGVVTCRFTHVYPDGPAPYYGVYAAGRWGSTVEQWDEIKTAVSEAISASGGTITHHHAVGRDHRPWYDRQRPDPFAAALTAASAALDPAGILNPGVLIH
- a CDS encoding ROK family transcriptional regulator, yielding MLREINDRAAIDALLSAGPLTRADLEEVIGLSKPATAQLLTRLEQDGVVVKAGVRGGGRGPRAQLWAVDGKLATVAAVDLTTHGADFAIADVTGAILAEHRVPLPAEGAVEVFAEAAEHAALAAGVPLTGLSLMVIGAQGAFDPNTGHLAPASAPHLPSWSGFDLPERLAARLGIEVTVENDVNLVALQEMAVGRARGLRNFALVWLDEGVGGAVVVDGRLLRGATGGGGEIDWMRVPDPAVADTGTPKEGARFGNLVDYPAIRKLAAAYGIEATDGTEAVRLAMESEVDGFVGDLAARVAVGVAGIVSLVDPEVVLLCGAVSRVAGEPFAAAVAERLHRLVVPRTPVGVTAIGGNAVRAGALRSALASVREAEFGLGDHHTPVLHGPFSPVAVPPSPTAGL